The following are encoded together in the Lathyrus oleraceus cultivar Zhongwan6 chromosome 3, CAAS_Psat_ZW6_1.0, whole genome shotgun sequence genome:
- the LOC127127291 gene encoding uncharacterized protein LOC127127291, whose protein sequence is MGEGVYLDTILVPLSLFITIVYHAFLFYTIKNKPSRTTYGIDRLRRNTWGLNLDQGDDKKAMLCVQSLRNTLMATILTATITILVNMALAALNNNAFNASHLFTSEFFGSKSDKIFLLKYGSASICLLISFLCSSMAIGFLIDANFLMNAYGDFLSGGYTQSVLEKGFTLAFVGNRIFCVAIPLMLWMLGPVLVFLACIALVCLLHEFDYVPKIPHSQKRCNNVK, encoded by the exons ATGGGAGAAGGTGTTTATTTGGATACCATTTTAGTCCCTTTGAGCCTTTTCATTACAATAGTTTACCATGCTTTTCTCTTCTACACCATCAAGAACAAACCTTCACGCACAACTTATGGAATTGATAGGTTAAGGAGGAACACTTGGGGTCTCAATTTAGATCAG GGTGATGATAAAAAGGCTATGCTATGTGTACAAAGCTTGAGGAACACTCTTATGGCGACAATTCTCACAGCAACTATAACAATTCTTGTAAACATGGCTTTGGCAGCTTTGAACAACAATGCTTTCAATGCAAGTCATCTCTTTACAAGTGAATTTTTCGGTTCGAAATCGGATAAAATCTTCCTTTTGAAATATGGTTCAGCATCAATTTGTTTGTTGATTAGTTTCTTATGCAGCTCAATGGCCATAGGGTTTCTAATTGATGCAAATTTTTTGATGAATGCTTATGGAGATTTTTTGTCCGGTGGTTACACACAAAGTGTGTTAGAAAAAGGGTTTACCTTAGCTTTTGTTGGGAATAGAATATTTTGTGTTGCCATTCCTTTGATGCTTTGGATGTTAGGTCCTGTGCTTGTGTTTTTAGCTTGCATAGCTTTGGTTTGTTTGTTGCATGAGTTTGATTATGTCCCTAAAATTCCACATAGTCAGAAACGATGTAACAATGTAAAATGA